The following coding sequences are from one Mycobacterium bourgelatii window:
- a CDS encoding PE-PGRS family protein — MKPLVFAGAIAAATVTASANPAEAAVGPASATTGITHFVPMNEPGGGGCDANGNCGSGGLDQGPNGGPGGSGCIPGVGCGNGGQFWGPGGLPGGEGCLPGIGCGSGHA, encoded by the coding sequence ATAAAACCATTGGTGTTTGCGGGGGCTATCGCTGCAGCGACGGTTACCGCCTCGGCAAACCCTGCTGAGGCAGCGGTCGGCCCTGCCTCGGCCACCACAGGCATCACTCACTTTGTCCCGATGAACGAACCCGGGGGCGGCGGTTGCGACGCCAACGGCAACTGCGGCTCGGGCGGCTTGGACCAGGGTCCCAACGGCGGGCCCGGCGGTTCCGGCTGTATCCCGGGCGTCGGTTGTGGCAACGGCGGACAGTTCTGGGGTCCCGGCGGGCTGCCGGGCGGCGAAGGTTGCCTCCCCGGCATTGGCTGCGGCAGCGGCCACGCGTAA
- a CDS encoding PPE family protein — MDFGALPPEVNSACMYAGAGAAPMLAAAAAWNGIAAELGNTASSFEAIITRLTSEQWLGPASLSMAAAAQPFLTWLNYTAESAGRAATQALASASAFGAAFAMTVPPADVAANRAQLAELVASNLLGQNGSAIAATEARYGEMWAQDAMAMYEYAAASALAGKLEPLTSPWEATNPAGITNQAATVGQAGASGGAQRADLGTLVNKGPDALMALASPAASTLDDSEWVTLYHEIDEVAELGFFHYGTHGLGGVADYTTDIITNAVVLGAGNQTQSISSAAISGGSASGSGLKTAIAGSPPLAAALGDAAAVGGLSVPKTWSLSAPVLAAGTDVHLAGWVAPEEDELIEGVTATPGMVVGADDERLNLPRYGVKPVVMPKRGF; from the coding sequence TTGGATTTTGGAGCTCTACCTCCGGAGGTCAACTCCGCGTGTATGTACGCCGGCGCGGGCGCAGCACCCATGCTGGCGGCGGCGGCTGCGTGGAATGGCATAGCCGCAGAGCTGGGCAACACCGCTTCCTCCTTCGAGGCGATCATCACGCGACTGACCAGCGAGCAGTGGCTGGGTCCAGCGTCGCTGTCGATGGCCGCCGCTGCGCAGCCCTTTCTAACCTGGCTGAACTACACGGCTGAATCGGCGGGCCGCGCCGCGACGCAGGCCCTGGCGTCTGCGAGCGCCTTCGGGGCGGCGTTTGCCATGACGGTCCCACCGGCCGACGTCGCCGCCAACCGTGCCCAGTTAGCCGAACTGGTAGCGAGCAACCTCCTCGGGCAAAACGGGTCTGCCATCGCGGCCACCGAGGCGCGCTACGGCGAAATGTGGGCCCAAGACGCCATGGCCATGTACGAGTACGCGGCCGCCTCCGCCCTTGCCGGGAAACTCGAGCCGCTGACCAGCCCGTGGGAGGCCACCAACCCGGCCGGAATCACCAATCAAGCCGCCACTGTCGGTCAAGCCGGAGCATCCGGTGGCGCCCAGCGAGCGGATCTCGGAACACTGGTCAACAAGGGTCCCGACGCATTAATGGCCCTCGCGTCACCGGCGGCATCGACGCTCGACGATTCGGAATGGGTCACGCTCTACCACGAGATCGATGAGGTGGCCGAGCTTGGTTTCTTTCACTATGGGACGCACGGGCTGGGCGGTGTCGCTGACTACACCACGGACATCATCACCAATGCGGTGGTCCTGGGGGCCGGCAACCAAACCCAGTCCATCAGTAGCGCCGCCATTTCGGGTGGCAGTGCGAGCGGCAGCGGGCTCAAGACAGCGATAGCCGGCTCGCCGCCGTTGGCGGCGGCGTTGGGCGACGCAGCAGCGGTCGGCGGCCTGTCGGTGCCAAAGACCTGGTCCCTCTCGGCGCCGGTGTTGGCCGCCGGCACCGACGTGCACCTCGCGGGTTGGGTAGCTCCTGAAGAGGACGAATTGATCGAAGGAGTGACGGCGACGCCGGGAATGGTCGTGGGTGCCGACGACGAGCGCCTCAATCTGCCCCGGTACGGCGTCAAGCCGGTCGTCATGCCCAAGCGCGGCTTCTGA
- a CDS encoding SDR family oxidoreductase: MTSLDLTGRTAIITGASRGIGLAISQKLAAAGANVILTARKQEAADAAAAQVGDRAVGVGAHAVDEEAARGCVDLALERFGSVDILINNAGTNPAFGPLIDQDHARFAKIFDVNLWAPLLWTSLVVKAWMGEHGGAIVNTASIGGLHQSPGMGMYNTTKAALIHVTKQLALELSPRVRVNAIAPGVVRTRLAEALWKGNEDPLSATIALGRIGEPDDVADAVAFLVSDAASWITGETMVIDGGLLLGDARGFQARGDH, from the coding sequence ATGACTTCGTTGGATCTGACCGGCCGCACCGCAATCATCACCGGCGCCTCGCGAGGCATCGGATTGGCGATCTCCCAAAAACTGGCCGCTGCCGGTGCAAACGTCATCTTGACCGCACGCAAACAGGAGGCCGCGGACGCGGCCGCAGCACAGGTCGGTGACCGTGCTGTGGGCGTCGGAGCGCACGCTGTCGACGAGGAGGCCGCGCGCGGGTGTGTCGACCTTGCGCTCGAACGCTTCGGCAGCGTGGACATCCTGATCAACAACGCGGGCACGAACCCTGCCTTCGGGCCGCTGATCGACCAAGACCATGCGCGCTTTGCAAAGATTTTCGACGTCAACCTCTGGGCGCCGTTGCTGTGGACCTCGCTCGTCGTCAAGGCCTGGATGGGCGAACACGGCGGGGCCATCGTCAACACCGCCTCGATCGGCGGGCTGCACCAGTCGCCCGGAATGGGCATGTACAACACCACCAAGGCCGCATTGATCCACGTGACCAAACAACTTGCGCTGGAACTCTCACCGCGGGTGCGGGTCAATGCAATTGCCCCCGGAGTGGTGCGCACCCGCCTTGCGGAGGCGCTGTGGAAGGGCAACGAAGATCCGCTGAGCGCAACGATCGCGCTGGGACGCATCGGCGAACCCGACGACGTAGCTGACGCGGTGGCTTTCCTGGTCTCGGATGCGGCGAGTTGGATCACCGGCGAGACGATGGTGATCGACGGCGGACTGCTCCTCGGCGATGCGCGGGGGTTCCAGGCCCGGGGAGACCACTGA
- a CDS encoding PPE family protein yields the protein MDFGALPPEINSARMYAGAGAAPLMAAAASWHAIAAELSTTAASFESVITQLATEQWMGPASLAMAAAAQPFLAWLTYTAESTALAGSQATASAAAFETAFAMTVPPAEVAANRALLAALVATNILGQNTPAIAATEAHYAEMWAQDALAMYGYAAASAAAGRLNPLTPPAQIANPAGVANQAAAVGSVAAANSVQQAGLGNLISNVPNAVMAFATPVASTAEATALDTVAQQISALLETPFVMNTVNGVVNTVGWFTMAGITTAVFLGHTLNATAPAAGAVSGAAGVAALANTTTPVLAGAVPALAGLGQAATVGGLSVPASWSTAAPAMTTGTTVLEGTGWAVPQESGAVLAMPGAPGIAGSRDGFAGPPRYGFKPVVMPNQRVV from the coding sequence ATGGATTTTGGAGCTCTACCCCCTGAGATCAATTCCGCCCGCATGTACGCCGGAGCCGGGGCCGCGCCGCTGATGGCCGCCGCGGCTTCGTGGCATGCCATCGCCGCGGAGTTGAGCACCACGGCGGCGTCCTTCGAGTCGGTCATCACCCAACTTGCCACCGAGCAATGGATGGGTCCCGCTTCACTGGCGATGGCCGCCGCGGCCCAACCCTTCTTGGCTTGGCTGACCTATACCGCTGAATCAACCGCACTCGCCGGCTCACAGGCAACCGCGTCGGCCGCGGCGTTCGAGACAGCCTTCGCGATGACGGTGCCACCCGCGGAGGTCGCGGCGAACCGGGCACTGCTGGCGGCGCTCGTCGCGACCAACATCCTGGGGCAGAACACCCCGGCGATCGCGGCCACCGAGGCACACTACGCCGAGATGTGGGCGCAAGACGCGTTGGCCATGTACGGATACGCGGCCGCCTCAGCCGCCGCCGGGCGACTCAACCCGTTGACCCCACCGGCGCAGATCGCCAACCCGGCCGGAGTCGCCAACCAGGCCGCCGCCGTCGGCTCAGTTGCCGCAGCCAATTCCGTCCAGCAGGCGGGGCTGGGGAACCTGATCAGCAACGTGCCCAATGCAGTCATGGCATTTGCCACGCCGGTCGCGTCGACGGCAGAGGCGACCGCGCTGGATACGGTGGCGCAGCAGATCTCCGCTTTGCTCGAAACACCATTTGTGATGAACACCGTCAATGGTGTGGTGAACACCGTGGGCTGGTTCACGATGGCCGGCATCACTACCGCGGTGTTCCTCGGGCACACACTGAATGCCACGGCGCCCGCCGCAGGCGCCGTTTCCGGTGCTGCCGGCGTAGCCGCCTTGGCGAACACGACGACGCCAGTCCTTGCCGGAGCGGTCCCGGCCCTGGCTGGTTTGGGGCAAGCTGCCACGGTCGGTGGCCTGTCGGTGCCGGCCAGTTGGTCTACCGCGGCGCCCGCAATGACCACTGGCACCACGGTGCTGGAAGGCACCGGCTGGGCTGTCCCGCAAGAGTCCGGGGCGGTACTCGCGATGCCAGGCGCGCCCGGGATCGCCGGCTCCCGGGACGGCTTCGCCGGGCCGCCCCGGTACGGATTCAAGCCGGTGGTGATGCCCAACCAGCGGGTGGTCTAA
- a CDS encoding acyl-CoA dehydrogenase family protein yields the protein MSAGDLLYSDTEEALRASVRQLFADRCPPETLNKAYDTPPHDFSAVWRTLAAELGVAGLLVPESLGGAGASAREAAVVMEEIGRAVAPVPFLSSAVLATVALLRTGETETMSALAEGAVTAALVVPLSTAPGDAVSGIRNGADGLTGTVGSVAGAAEADVLVVPVAGPDGVELHTVACGAAGVDISPRLALDMTRPLADVQFSGASSTRVGSADGAVQAALQTGAALLASEQLGVAQWCFDTTLAYAKERKQFGREIGSYQAIKHRLADLWFEVSSATAAARYAADTAARGDEDAAIAAALAQSFCSDIAVHAAEECVQLHGGIGMTWEYPAHLYLKRAKSDQLALGTAYRHRSRLGDLVDLPPS from the coding sequence ATGAGCGCCGGAGACTTGTTGTATTCCGACACCGAAGAGGCGTTGCGTGCCAGCGTTCGGCAACTGTTCGCCGACCGATGCCCACCGGAGACGCTCAACAAGGCGTACGACACGCCGCCGCATGACTTTTCAGCGGTGTGGCGCACGCTGGCCGCCGAGCTCGGGGTAGCGGGGCTGTTGGTGCCCGAATCCCTCGGCGGAGCGGGGGCGAGCGCACGTGAAGCCGCCGTCGTCATGGAGGAGATCGGCCGCGCGGTTGCGCCGGTGCCGTTCCTGTCCAGCGCGGTACTCGCGACGGTTGCATTGCTGCGGACCGGCGAAACGGAAACGATGTCGGCACTGGCCGAGGGAGCCGTCACAGCGGCGCTGGTGGTGCCGCTGTCCACCGCGCCTGGCGACGCGGTCTCCGGCATACGCAACGGCGCCGACGGCCTTACCGGCACGGTAGGCAGCGTCGCCGGCGCCGCCGAGGCCGACGTCTTGGTGGTGCCGGTCGCCGGACCGGACGGGGTGGAACTGCACACCGTGGCCTGCGGCGCTGCGGGCGTTGATATTTCCCCGCGGCTGGCGTTGGACATGACCAGACCCCTTGCGGATGTCCAATTTTCGGGTGCGTCCTCGACGCGGGTGGGTTCCGCGGACGGTGCCGTGCAGGCGGCGCTGCAGACCGGCGCGGCGCTGCTCGCTTCTGAGCAGCTCGGCGTGGCGCAGTGGTGCTTCGACACCACGCTGGCCTACGCCAAGGAGCGCAAGCAGTTCGGCCGCGAGATCGGCTCGTATCAGGCCATCAAGCACCGGCTCGCGGATCTGTGGTTCGAGGTCAGTTCGGCCACGGCGGCGGCTCGGTACGCCGCCGACACGGCCGCGCGCGGTGACGAGGACGCGGCCATCGCGGCCGCCCTCGCGCAGTCGTTCTGCAGCGACATCGCGGTGCACGCGGCCGAAGAGTGCGTACAGCTGCATGGCGGTATCGGGATGACCTGGGAGTATCCCGCGCACTTGTACCTCAAGCGGGCAAAGAGCGACCAGCTCGCGCTGGGCACCGCCTACCGGCACCGCTCCCGCCTGGGCGACTTGGTCGACCTACCGCCCTCTTAA
- a CDS encoding acetyl-CoA carboxylase family protein, translated as MRVPPRDVETTLLIANRGEIAVRIIRTATELGMNTVAIYAADDADSPHVHAADEAIGVSDYLDHAAVLAAAKASGAALIHTGYGFLSENAEFARACADAGCTFVGPSADVLDLVGNKTSARAAAAAAGVPVLAATEGPSSIDDIRAFFAAQDGSIMIKALAGGGGRGMRKVDSPDQIDAAYRQCAAEAQLGFGNPDLFAEAVLNDARHIEVQVVVAPVGHQTRALALGDRDCSVQRRYQKLVEIAPAQELSDRLRRSLHQAAVRLCARVGLSGVATVEFLVAGDEFVFLEINPRIQVEHTVTEEVTGVDLVAVQLEIAGGASYYELGLPAGIASDGSETIGEPTATRGIAIQTRVNAETFAPDGAVLPSGGTLTGFSPPSGPGVRVDTYARPGLPLSPRYDSLLAKVITHVHGSSFPAAVRKARTALSEFSIEGVTTNIGFLRELLSEGQFESGVVTTDFLDGKLPQLAAAALSHQHDVRVAAVELHPDEEALRAQMAGTVVEIAAEGAEVTGGEQLVVLEAMKMQHVLAAPAALRTVRNLVAPGQVVATGDALLVYTRTGVSADGESDSAAVDLDRPRADLEEVRQRHLLTLDEGRPAAVSKRHEKGRRTARENIADLIDPGSFVEYGALAIAAQRSRRSEEDLIVNTPADGLVAGLATIGADRFGRAAAEAVVVSYDYTVLAGTQGMRNHAKTDRVFDLAVRKRLPVVLFAEGGGGRPGDTDVGGMAGLDVPTFRMLAALNGQVPLVSIVSGYCFAGNAALAGVCDVIIVTPDANIGMGGPAMIEGGGLGVYSPKVIGPIDVQRRNGVVSLVARDEAHAVALAKQYLSYFQGAVADWTAPDPRLARHVVPENRLRAYDVRRAIESIVDVGSVLELRPDYGVGIVTALVRVEGVAYGLIANSSHHLGGAIDAEASDKAAEFLQLCESFRLPVISLCDTPGFMVGPEAEKEASVHRFGRMFIAGAHLTVPLGMIILRKGYGLGAMAMAGGSFHAPEFTIAWPTGEIGGMGLEGAVRLGFSKELAAAADDVERQALFNKLVEAAYQHGKALRSATTFELDDVIDPAESRAWITRLPGR; from the coding sequence ATGCGGGTACCACCGCGCGATGTCGAAACGACCCTTCTCATCGCGAACCGTGGCGAGATCGCCGTCCGAATCATCCGTACGGCAACCGAACTGGGGATGAACACCGTCGCGATCTACGCCGCTGACGACGCCGACAGTCCGCACGTGCATGCCGCCGACGAAGCGATCGGCGTATCTGACTACCTGGACCACGCCGCGGTCCTCGCCGCGGCCAAGGCATCTGGTGCGGCACTGATCCATACCGGCTACGGGTTTCTCAGTGAGAACGCCGAATTCGCCCGTGCCTGTGCCGATGCCGGCTGCACGTTCGTCGGGCCCAGTGCCGACGTGCTGGACCTTGTCGGCAATAAGACATCGGCCCGCGCGGCAGCCGCTGCCGCCGGGGTGCCGGTGCTGGCCGCGACCGAAGGCCCGAGCAGCATCGACGACATCCGCGCCTTCTTCGCCGCCCAGGACGGCAGCATCATGATCAAGGCGCTGGCCGGCGGTGGCGGCCGTGGAATGCGAAAGGTGGACAGTCCGGACCAGATCGACGCGGCCTACCGCCAGTGCGCCGCCGAAGCGCAGTTAGGGTTCGGCAACCCAGACCTGTTCGCCGAGGCTGTCCTCAACGATGCCAGGCACATCGAGGTGCAGGTCGTGGTCGCCCCAGTGGGGCACCAAACGCGTGCGCTCGCGCTCGGCGACCGTGACTGCAGTGTCCAGCGGCGCTATCAGAAGCTCGTCGAAATCGCGCCAGCGCAAGAACTTTCAGACCGGCTCCGGCGCAGCCTGCACCAGGCCGCGGTCCGCCTCTGCGCCAGGGTGGGGCTGTCCGGCGTGGCCACGGTCGAATTCCTCGTTGCCGGTGACGAGTTCGTCTTTCTCGAGATCAACCCGCGAATCCAGGTTGAACACACGGTCACCGAGGAGGTGACTGGAGTCGACCTGGTGGCTGTGCAGCTGGAGATCGCCGGTGGTGCCTCGTATTACGAACTGGGATTGCCCGCCGGGATCGCCTCGGACGGAAGCGAGACCATCGGTGAGCCCACCGCCACGCGAGGCATCGCGATTCAGACGCGGGTCAACGCCGAGACTTTCGCCCCCGACGGCGCCGTTCTTCCGTCGGGTGGCACCCTGACAGGGTTTTCGCCGCCGAGCGGCCCGGGTGTCCGTGTGGACACCTACGCCCGGCCGGGCCTTCCGCTCAGTCCTCGCTACGATTCGTTGCTGGCCAAGGTCATCACCCATGTGCACGGGTCGTCGTTCCCCGCCGCCGTGCGCAAGGCGCGCACCGCACTGTCCGAGTTCAGCATCGAGGGTGTCACCACGAACATCGGCTTCCTGCGAGAGTTGTTGTCGGAAGGTCAGTTTGAGTCGGGTGTCGTAACTACCGATTTCCTCGACGGAAAGCTGCCTCAGCTGGCCGCCGCGGCGCTGTCTCATCAGCACGACGTTCGGGTGGCGGCGGTCGAGCTGCACCCGGATGAGGAAGCGCTACGCGCCCAGATGGCCGGAACCGTCGTGGAGATCGCTGCCGAAGGCGCCGAGGTAACGGGCGGTGAGCAGTTGGTCGTGCTCGAAGCGATGAAGATGCAACACGTCTTGGCCGCTCCCGCGGCGCTACGCACCGTGCGCAACCTGGTGGCGCCCGGCCAGGTCGTGGCGACCGGCGATGCACTGCTGGTCTATACCCGCACGGGTGTGTCTGCTGACGGTGAATCCGACTCTGCTGCGGTTGATCTTGACCGTCCGCGCGCCGACCTCGAAGAGGTGCGACAGCGCCACCTACTCACTCTCGACGAGGGACGCCCAGCCGCGGTGTCGAAGCGACACGAGAAGGGCCGACGCACCGCACGCGAAAACATCGCCGACTTAATAGATCCCGGCAGCTTCGTCGAATACGGCGCGCTCGCCATCGCCGCGCAACGCAGCCGACGGTCGGAAGAGGACCTGATCGTGAATACCCCGGCCGATGGCTTGGTGGCCGGTCTGGCGACGATCGGGGCGGACCGGTTCGGGCGCGCCGCCGCTGAGGCGGTAGTGGTGTCCTACGACTACACCGTGCTCGCCGGTACGCAAGGCATGCGCAACCACGCCAAGACTGACCGCGTGTTCGACCTGGCCGTTCGAAAACGCTTGCCGGTGGTGCTGTTTGCCGAGGGTGGCGGCGGGCGCCCCGGCGACACCGACGTCGGGGGCATGGCCGGACTGGATGTCCCGACCTTCAGGATGCTGGCCGCGCTCAACGGCCAGGTCCCGTTGGTGTCGATCGTTTCCGGTTACTGCTTCGCCGGAAACGCAGCGCTCGCCGGGGTATGTGACGTGATCATCGTTACTCCCGACGCCAACATCGGGATGGGCGGCCCGGCGATGATCGAGGGCGGCGGGCTGGGGGTGTATTCCCCGAAAGTCATCGGTCCGATTGATGTCCAGCGTCGCAACGGCGTGGTAAGTCTGGTCGCACGCGACGAGGCGCACGCGGTGGCGCTCGCCAAGCAATACCTGTCGTATTTCCAGGGGGCCGTGGCCGATTGGACGGCACCGGACCCTCGCCTGGCGCGACATGTGGTTCCGGAGAACAGATTACGTGCCTACGACGTGCGTCGGGCCATCGAGTCGATCGTGGACGTGGGTTCCGTCCTGGAACTGCGCCCCGACTACGGCGTGGGTATCGTCACCGCACTGGTCCGTGTCGAGGGCGTCGCGTACGGGCTGATCGCCAACAGCAGTCACCACCTCGGGGGCGCCATCGATGCGGAGGCGTCGGATAAGGCGGCCGAGTTCCTGCAATTGTGCGAGTCGTTCCGGTTACCGGTGATTTCGCTCTGTGACACACCGGGTTTCATGGTCGGGCCGGAAGCTGAGAAAGAGGCCTCGGTACACCGGTTCGGGCGCATGTTTATCGCCGGCGCCCATTTGACGGTGCCGCTGGGAATGATCATCCTGCGCAAAGGCTACGGTCTGGGCGCAATGGCCATGGCGGGCGGGTCATTTCACGCACCCGAGTTCACGATCGCTTGGCCCACCGGTGAAATCGGCGGCATGGGGCTCGAAGGTGCGGTACGGCTGGGCTTCAGCAAAGAGCTGGCCGCAGCGGCCGATGATGTTGAACGCCAAGCCCTCTTCAACAAGCTGGTCGAGGCGGCCTACCAACACGGAAAGGCGTTGCGCTCGGCCACCACCTTCGAGTTGGACGACGTGATCGACCCCGCAGAGTCCCGGGCCTGGATCACCAGGCTGCCGGGACGCTGA
- a CDS encoding acyl-CoA dehydrogenase family protein: MGIEDDLKARVQALLDEHDPAGTDPRDFLGARFDAGLAWVHFPTGIGGLDLPHTYQAQVEAQLAAAGAPPAGGGRNIIGIGMAAPTIAAFGTEEQKRKFLRPLFTGEHIYCQLFSEPGAGSDLAAVATRAVRDGDDWVVNGQKVWTSMAQHAQMAILVARTNPDVPKHAGLTYFLCDMTQPGVDIRPLRQITGEAEFNEVFLTDIRVPDANRLGPEGGGWRVATTTLNNERVAIGARTGFPREAGHIGNVTRAWRDDPSLRNPAMHDELMKLWVEAEVLRLTGERLRQQAASGQPGPEGAGMKIAFARLAQRISGFDIELHPETGLHYDDWTLRRTETVDLIGREPGFRYLRARGNSIEGGTSEILRNTISERILGLPGEHRVDKTVAWKDLPR, encoded by the coding sequence ATGGGTATCGAAGACGATCTAAAGGCCCGAGTCCAAGCGCTTTTGGACGAACATGATCCGGCCGGCACCGACCCGCGAGACTTCCTCGGCGCGCGCTTCGATGCGGGCCTGGCCTGGGTGCACTTCCCGACGGGTATAGGCGGCCTGGATCTGCCGCACACCTACCAGGCGCAGGTCGAGGCGCAATTGGCGGCCGCGGGCGCGCCGCCCGCCGGCGGTGGGCGCAACATCATCGGCATTGGCATGGCGGCACCAACCATCGCGGCCTTCGGGACCGAGGAACAGAAGCGAAAGTTTCTGCGGCCGTTGTTCACTGGCGAACACATCTATTGCCAGTTGTTCAGCGAACCGGGCGCCGGGTCGGATCTGGCCGCGGTCGCCACCCGCGCCGTCCGCGACGGTGACGACTGGGTTGTCAACGGGCAGAAGGTCTGGACGTCCATGGCGCAGCACGCGCAGATGGCGATCCTCGTCGCTCGCACCAATCCGGACGTGCCCAAACACGCTGGGCTGACGTATTTCCTGTGCGATATGACCCAGCCGGGTGTCGATATCCGGCCGCTACGCCAGATCACCGGCGAGGCGGAGTTCAACGAGGTCTTCCTCACCGATATCCGGGTGCCCGACGCGAACCGGCTGGGCCCCGAAGGCGGGGGTTGGCGGGTGGCCACCACGACCCTGAACAACGAGCGCGTCGCCATCGGGGCGCGCACCGGGTTTCCGCGCGAAGCCGGCCACATTGGCAACGTCACCCGAGCCTGGCGTGATGATCCATCGTTGCGCAATCCGGCGATGCACGACGAGTTGATGAAGCTGTGGGTCGAGGCGGAAGTGCTGCGCCTGACCGGTGAACGCCTGCGTCAGCAGGCCGCCAGCGGTCAGCCCGGACCCGAGGGGGCCGGCATGAAAATCGCCTTCGCCCGTCTGGCGCAACGCATCTCGGGCTTCGACATCGAGTTGCACCCCGAAACCGGTTTGCACTATGACGATTGGACCCTGCGCAGAACCGAAACGGTCGACCTGATCGGTCGCGAACCTGGGTTTCGCTACCTGCGCGCCCGCGGCAACTCGATCGAGGGTGGTACCTCGGAGATTCTGCGCAACACCATCTCCGAACGAATCCTGGGTTTGCCCGGCGAACATCGTGTGGACAAGACCGTCGCGTGGAAGGACTTGCCGCGATGA
- a CDS encoding PE family protein codes for MSFLITQPEELAAAAGKLGTIGSAMFAQNAAAAPTTTGVIPAAADEVSALQAAQFAAYGTLYQELSAQVNAMYDTFVNTLSVSADTYAAAESVNSSAAASPFSAVMGTAEAVPGAATQRALSDLANVVNIGVGNWASAASNLVGMANGGLLPAEAAAEAGAEAGAAAEGISEGFAVGPAAAGSVGGSMAAGLGTASSVGARVPSWAGSAALVSSHASAPAAGWAAPVSPAAPMTIFPGVPGASGARSSAGFGAPRYGVKPLVMTGAQAV; via the coding sequence ATGTCATTTCTCATCACGCAGCCTGAGGAGCTGGCGGCTGCGGCGGGCAAACTTGGCACGATTGGCTCAGCGATGTTCGCCCAGAACGCGGCGGCCGCGCCGACCACCACCGGCGTGATTCCCGCTGCCGCCGACGAGGTTTCGGCCTTACAGGCGGCGCAATTCGCGGCCTACGGCACCCTCTATCAAGAGCTGAGCGCGCAGGTGAACGCCATGTACGACACCTTTGTCAACACCTTGAGCGTCAGTGCCGATACCTATGCCGCCGCCGAAAGCGTCAACTCGTCCGCGGCGGCGTCTCCGTTCTCTGCTGTGATGGGGACTGCTGAGGCGGTGCCGGGGGCGGCCACGCAGCGGGCGCTGTCGGACCTCGCCAACGTCGTGAATATCGGAGTGGGGAACTGGGCTTCAGCCGCCTCGAACCTGGTCGGCATGGCCAATGGCGGTCTGCTTCCCGCGGAGGCGGCCGCGGAGGCTGGCGCGGAGGCTGGCGCGGCCGCCGAGGGCATATCGGAGGGATTCGCCGTAGGACCCGCTGCCGCGGGGTCCGTCGGTGGCTCGATGGCGGCCGGCCTCGGTACCGCGTCCTCGGTCGGCGCTCGGGTGCCGTCATGGGCCGGGTCCGCCGCCCTGGTGTCAAGCCACGCGTCTGCGCCTGCCGCGGGTTGGGCGGCACCCGTTTCGCCCGCGGCTCCGATGACGATATTCCCGGGGGTCCCAGGAGCATCGGGCGCGCGCAGTAGCGCGGGCTTTGGCGCGCCGCGCTACGGCGTCAAACCCTTGGTCATGACCGGCGCGCAGGCCGTCTGA